In Allorhodopirellula heiligendammensis, one DNA window encodes the following:
- a CDS encoding tetratricopeptide repeat protein, protein MTTVVGPSLISTTIVSAADLLAAQQQFLAGQYEDAAAVAAAEVERGTWNERWPRLLIDCQMTTGEYAAALQTYEDAIQRYPTSLSLRVQGLGVMRFNNLPVLAEESQARILQLLRTAPARFASRDNLVAAGRYFSERGEDARQILKLFYDRARDSDPTFVEAYIATAELALQKGDFKVAAETLQQAQRIETTDPRVHYLLARAWESSDAEKAAKAISQALTLNPRHVPSLLFVADRSIDREQYHAAESTLQEILAINPHEQQAWALRAVLAHLAGNEDIEALMRASALSTWAANPQVDHLIGLKLSQKYRFKEGSEYQRAALELDPNYTTASFQLAQDLLRLGYDDVGWELAHEVAADDEYNVIAHNLITLHDRLQKFSVLEMGDIHVRMDRQEAEIYGDAVLELLTEAESVLCTKYDVEPTAPIVVEIFPEQKDFAIRTFGLPGGAGFLGVCFGRVITANSPASQGPRPSNWRSVLWHEFCHVVTLEKTKNRMPRWLSEGISVYEERQRDPSWGESMTPQYRAMLLDEKLTRVSNLSAAFLSPPSPTHLQFAYFESSLVVEFLIERHGMDALKQILGDLGDGLPINDALVRSAGSLGKLDSEFADFARQRAEAFAPEVDWSKGDLPEQASLDQLQAWSEQHPDNYWALRGLAEAYFAAKQWEEAQAPLERLRELDAVTAERGGPLEMLADVYHATNQPQQERETLEIIVSLSSDALPALRRLMEMAVENQEWDQLSNYAGDVLSINPLLPTGHEQLARAADELDRPKDTVRSLRALANMDPVDPAALDFRLAQALATMGSTDQARQHVLRALEEAPRYRDAHRLLLHLAEETPASSAAEEQTAPDPSEESP, encoded by the coding sequence ATGACGACAGTTGTCGGACCTTCGCTGATCTCAACTACGATCGTTTCCGCTGCCGATCTATTGGCCGCCCAGCAGCAGTTTCTCGCCGGTCAGTACGAGGACGCTGCGGCAGTTGCTGCTGCGGAAGTCGAACGTGGAACATGGAATGAGCGGTGGCCGCGATTGCTCATCGACTGCCAGATGACCACCGGAGAGTATGCGGCTGCGCTGCAGACCTACGAGGATGCTATTCAAAGGTATCCGACCAGCCTGTCACTGCGTGTGCAGGGACTGGGGGTCATGCGGTTTAACAACCTGCCTGTGCTCGCTGAGGAATCTCAAGCTCGCATCCTCCAACTCTTGCGAACCGCTCCCGCCCGTTTTGCCAGCCGCGATAACCTAGTCGCCGCCGGTCGCTATTTCTCTGAGCGTGGCGAAGACGCTCGTCAAATCTTGAAACTGTTTTATGATCGCGCCCGGGATAGTGACCCCACTTTCGTCGAGGCATACATTGCGACTGCGGAGTTAGCGCTGCAGAAAGGGGATTTCAAAGTCGCGGCGGAAACGTTGCAGCAGGCCCAACGCATCGAGACGACCGACCCACGCGTTCACTATCTGTTGGCTCGGGCTTGGGAATCGAGTGATGCCGAAAAGGCGGCCAAAGCGATTTCCCAGGCTTTAACGCTCAATCCGCGACACGTACCGAGCTTGTTGTTCGTTGCTGATCGTTCCATTGATCGGGAACAATACCACGCGGCGGAATCTACCCTGCAAGAGATCCTGGCGATTAATCCCCACGAGCAACAAGCCTGGGCGTTACGGGCAGTGCTGGCTCACTTAGCGGGTAACGAGGATATCGAGGCTTTGATGCGCGCCTCGGCTCTGAGCACGTGGGCAGCCAACCCGCAGGTGGATCACCTGATCGGCCTCAAGCTGTCTCAAAAGTATCGCTTCAAGGAGGGCTCCGAATATCAACGTGCCGCGCTCGAGCTAGACCCCAACTACACCACCGCAAGTTTTCAATTAGCCCAAGACCTGCTCCGTCTGGGCTATGACGATGTGGGTTGGGAGCTCGCCCATGAAGTCGCCGCAGACGACGAGTACAACGTCATTGCACACAACCTAATCACGCTTCACGATCGGCTGCAAAAGTTCAGTGTTTTGGAAATGGGCGACATCCACGTACGGATGGATCGCCAGGAAGCTGAGATCTATGGTGACGCGGTGCTGGAGTTATTGACCGAAGCCGAGTCCGTCCTGTGCACCAAGTACGACGTCGAACCCACGGCGCCGATCGTTGTTGAGATCTTTCCTGAACAAAAAGACTTCGCTATTCGCACCTTTGGATTACCAGGAGGAGCCGGTTTCTTAGGCGTTTGCTTTGGTCGCGTTATTACCGCAAACAGCCCAGCCTCACAGGGGCCACGACCTAGCAATTGGCGCAGCGTGCTCTGGCACGAATTCTGCCACGTGGTCACGCTGGAGAAAACCAAGAATCGAATGCCACGTTGGCTCAGCGAGGGGATTTCTGTTTACGAGGAGCGGCAGCGTGATCCGTCTTGGGGCGAATCAATGACGCCGCAGTATCGTGCAATGCTGCTGGATGAAAAACTGACGCGGGTGAGCAACCTGAGCGCCGCATTCCTCAGCCCACCGTCACCGACACATCTGCAATTTGCGTACTTTGAGTCATCGCTTGTCGTCGAATTTTTAATCGAGCGTCACGGGATGGACGCATTGAAACAGATACTCGGTGACCTGGGAGATGGCCTGCCCATCAATGATGCGCTTGTTCGTTCCGCAGGATCACTTGGGAAATTAGATAGTGAATTTGCTGATTTCGCTCGCCAGAGAGCGGAGGCATTTGCTCCGGAAGTCGACTGGTCGAAAGGCGACCTCCCCGAGCAGGCGTCGCTTGATCAGCTGCAAGCATGGAGCGAGCAACATCCTGATAATTATTGGGCTCTACGAGGTCTCGCCGAAGCATATTTCGCAGCAAAGCAATGGGAAGAGGCGCAGGCTCCCCTCGAACGCCTGCGGGAGCTAGATGCGGTGACTGCCGAGCGAGGTGGCCCGTTGGAGATGTTGGCTGACGTTTATCACGCCACCAACCAGCCACAGCAAGAACGCGAAACACTCGAAATAATTGTTTCACTTTCCAGCGATGCTTTACCGGCATTGCGGCGTTTAATGGAGATGGCCGTCGAAAACCAAGAATGGGATCAATTGTCCAACTACGCCGGAGACGTCTTGTCGATCAATCCATTGCTGCCAACCGGCCACGAACAACTGGCGCGGGCGGCTGACGAACTTGATCGGCCTAAGGATACCGTGCGATCCTTGCGCGCGCTCGCCAACATGGACCCCGTCGATCCTGCTGCTCTCGACTTTCGCCTCGCCCAGGCTCTGGCGACGATGGGTTCAACCGATCAAGCCAGACAGCACGTGCTACGGGCACTCGAAGAAGCCCCCCGCTACCGCGACGCCCATCGGTTGTTGTTACATTTAGCTGAGGAAACACCTGCGTCTTCGGCTGCCGAGGAGCAAACCGCACCAGATCCCAGCGAGGAGAGCCCATGA
- a CDS encoding DUF4159 domain-containing protein, which translates to MLLSGVAAAQRGWWRDGISSERNGVPDWEVDEDFKGDLFTFVRIRYESYGGRGRGRGGGGWRTDYRDSDLNFSLRLQQLTTLKVNPEPKVLELTDEELFDYPFIYIIEPGSLMFNEAEVAALRRYCLNGGFLMVDDFWGDSQYDNLRQELQRVFPDRTPQEVPLSHEIFHCVYDLKEKPQVPAINAARRGYDGSIGTWEQTWDGSDNSIPHYRAIYDDEDRIMVFICHNTDLGDGWEREGEDQWYFEEFSVKKAYPMGINIVTYAMTH; encoded by the coding sequence ATGTTGCTTTCCGGTGTTGCCGCAGCGCAGCGCGGATGGTGGCGCGACGGGATCTCCAGCGAACGCAATGGTGTCCCGGACTGGGAAGTGGACGAGGATTTCAAAGGTGACCTATTCACGTTTGTACGCATCAGGTACGAGTCCTACGGCGGCCGGGGACGTGGACGAGGTGGTGGCGGCTGGCGCACCGACTACCGCGATAGCGATCTTAACTTCTCACTTCGTCTGCAGCAGCTAACGACTTTGAAAGTCAACCCTGAACCAAAGGTCTTGGAACTGACAGATGAAGAGCTGTTCGATTATCCGTTTATCTACATTATCGAACCCGGTTCGCTGATGTTCAATGAGGCCGAGGTTGCAGCCCTACGCCGCTATTGTCTTAACGGTGGCTTCTTGATGGTGGATGATTTTTGGGGTGACTCGCAGTACGACAACCTGAGACAGGAACTGCAACGAGTCTTTCCCGATCGCACTCCCCAGGAAGTGCCACTGTCGCACGAAATTTTTCACTGCGTTTACGATTTGAAGGAAAAACCTCAGGTGCCTGCCATCAATGCCGCCCGCCGCGGCTACGATGGCAGCATCGGCACCTGGGAGCAAACGTGGGACGGAAGTGACAACTCGATTCCGCACTATCGGGCCATCTATGATGACGAAGACCGCATCATGGTTTTCATCTGTCACAACACCGATCTCGGTGACGGCTGGGAGCGTGAAGGCGAGGACCAGTGGTACTTCGAAGAGTTCTCTGTCAAAAAAGCCTATCCCATGGGAATCAATATTGTGACTTATGCCATGACGCATTGA
- a CDS encoding AAA family ATPase: MSLEEEARVVEQIRTGREQISRELSKVIVGQQDVIEQLLICLFAGGHCLITGAPGLAKTLLVSSVARVFHLHFQRIQFTPDLMPADITGTEILEQSEDGRRQLQFVKGPIFANVILADEINRTPPKTQAALLEAMQEHQVTATGRRHKLEEPFFVLATQNPIEMEGTYPLPEAQLDRFMFNVMIDYLPKEDELAVVLRTTSSRPEAIEPLFTGEDVIRFHEAVRKVPIANEVGAYAVRLSASTRPGREGTPDFIDNWVSWGAGTRAAQTLVLGAKARALLNGKAHVSMDDIRALAHPTLRHRVLLSYKAEAEGITIENVIDQLLSNVSTSAS, translated from the coding sequence ATGTCCCTCGAAGAGGAAGCCCGTGTTGTGGAGCAAATCCGCACGGGACGAGAGCAGATTAGCCGTGAACTATCCAAAGTGATCGTCGGTCAACAGGATGTCATTGAACAGCTGTTGATCTGTTTGTTTGCAGGTGGTCATTGCCTGATCACCGGCGCTCCGGGACTCGCCAAAACACTATTGGTCAGCAGCGTGGCGAGAGTATTTCACCTTCATTTCCAACGCATCCAGTTTACTCCTGACTTGATGCCGGCTGACATTACGGGCACGGAGATTCTTGAGCAGTCCGAGGATGGACGCCGCCAGTTGCAGTTCGTCAAAGGTCCTATTTTCGCCAACGTGATTCTCGCTGACGAGATCAATCGTACGCCGCCGAAAACTCAAGCCGCGTTGCTTGAGGCGATGCAGGAGCACCAAGTCACCGCGACCGGAAGGCGACATAAACTGGAGGAGCCGTTTTTCGTATTAGCCACACAGAATCCAATCGAGATGGAGGGAACGTACCCGCTCCCGGAGGCTCAACTTGATCGTTTCATGTTCAACGTGATGATCGACTACTTGCCCAAAGAGGATGAGCTTGCGGTCGTACTACGGACGACTTCGTCGCGGCCCGAGGCGATTGAGCCCTTGTTCACGGGTGAGGACGTGATCCGATTCCACGAGGCTGTCCGTAAGGTGCCGATTGCAAATGAGGTCGGTGCGTACGCTGTTCGCTTGTCAGCGTCCACTCGGCCAGGACGTGAAGGCACACCCGACTTCATCGACAACTGGGTGAGTTGGGGCGCGGGAACACGAGCTGCTCAAACTCTGGTGTTAGGCGCAAAGGCTCGTGCTCTCCTCAATGGCAAAGCACATGTGAGCATGGATGACATTCGGGCGCTCGCCCACCCCACGCTGAGGCACCGCGTGCTACTCAGCTACAAGGCGGAAGCTGAAGGTATCACGATCGAAAATGTGATCGACCAATTGTTATCGAATGTTTCGACCTCGGCTTCCTGA
- a CDS encoding DUF58 domain-containing protein gives MASASPTIGQPSNENSRVANKQANSKRSADRGANGTNGATQIDPLAVMRIKDLQLRAKAVVEGFYNGLHRSPFHGYSVEFSEYRPYSVGDDLRGLDWKLFARSDRYFIKKFEDETNRRCYLVLDQSQSMGFSSLDYSKIEYARTMVATLAYYLTLQRDSVGLMTFDETIGDFISARNRPGHLRQLFVALSRETRGSGTDLDGPLRQIASLIRRRGLVILVSDLLAPPESLRTNLAYLRSRGHEVMILRVNDPAETQLQLDSPSMIVDLETGKEIYIDPEAARGDYVKRFDEHGRQIQAICDALGVDYFPITTDQPMEQVLFHLVNSQQRRSARTARGGMLASAHRSGGAT, from the coding sequence ATGGCCAGCGCAAGCCCAACTATCGGTCAGCCAAGCAACGAGAACAGTCGCGTTGCGAACAAGCAAGCGAACAGTAAGCGATCAGCGGATCGAGGTGCCAATGGCACCAATGGTGCCACCCAGATCGATCCGCTCGCGGTGATGCGCATCAAAGACCTACAGCTCCGCGCCAAGGCGGTCGTGGAAGGATTCTACAACGGTCTGCACCGCAGTCCTTTCCACGGCTATTCAGTTGAATTTAGCGAGTACCGCCCCTATAGCGTTGGCGACGATCTCCGCGGGCTCGACTGGAAGCTGTTTGCCCGTAGCGACCGTTATTTCATCAAGAAGTTCGAGGATGAAACAAATCGTCGCTGCTATCTGGTTCTCGACCAAAGTCAATCGATGGGTTTCAGCTCGCTCGATTACTCCAAAATCGAATATGCGCGAACGATGGTCGCAACGCTCGCTTACTACCTCACTCTGCAGCGAGACAGCGTTGGACTGATGACTTTTGATGAAACGATCGGCGACTTCATCAGCGCCAGAAATCGGCCGGGTCATCTGCGTCAGCTATTTGTTGCACTTTCGCGTGAGACTCGCGGCAGCGGGACGGACCTGGATGGACCATTGCGGCAAATTGCATCGTTGATTCGCCGGCGTGGCCTGGTGATCCTCGTCTCGGACTTGCTCGCTCCGCCAGAGTCGCTGCGGACGAACCTAGCCTATCTGAGATCACGCGGGCACGAGGTGATGATCTTGCGGGTCAACGATCCCGCTGAAACGCAACTGCAACTCGACTCACCCAGCATGATTGTCGACCTAGAGACTGGCAAAGAGATTTACATTGATCCCGAGGCGGCCAGAGGCGACTACGTGAAACGCTTTGACGAGCACGGACGGCAGATCCAGGCGATCTGTGATGCACTGGGCGTCGACTATTTCCCCATCACAACTGACCAGCCTATGGAGCAGGTACTTTTTCATCTGGTCAATTCGCAGCAACGTCGCAGCGCCCGGACGGCGCGGGGTGGGATGCTGGCCAGCGCCCATCGATCTGGAGGTGCCACGTGA
- a CDS encoding BatA domain-containing protein, with amino-acid sequence MSLLAPLYFAGALAIGLPILFHMIRRRPRGEVKFSSLMFLRPTPPKLTRRSRLDNWPLLLIRALALLLMAAAFARPYLRSATTADSDLPGRRMVIAVDRSASMQRAGLWDQAKTQVDEVLSDLRPGDEIALVAFDNEPTTLLQFDQTSRLTPAQMRSSVNAALVESAPTWASTDLGRAIAFAADLAVTYEPADRELLSENTSELSTSESSHRSGPATLIVVTDMQVGSNIESLQVFAWPDQLSLDIRRVFSDRRTNASAQVLTMPDSAPETKDGVRIRVSNSASADQSSFRVSWANSGGVELEDSGMPIQVPPGESRVMRMPEPAPGATALKLEGDDHDFDNTWYIVSPQPESLSLLYLGADPSNAGKPDTVSGSDGRPSSMTPNPRSSLLYYLQRVPLNTSRRTVSIESMSPDDLKKVPDSKDVPLVVVTEPCSTDTAGLLREYVRSGGQLLYVLAREDMHEASTVSLRSIAGVDELLINEASVSDYVMLSRINFRHPLFASMSDPQFNDFTKIRFWSHRTLTQLPEKWNILAQFDDGDPALVEQSIGDGTMWVLAAGWQPEASQLALSTKFIPLIFGLFDASKGFPNSGNLFSVGDQLSLEPSPTAEITLPDGQMVAIQNPSDFSTFDQPGIYSIRDGDSTRSMAVNIESAESLTDTIGADALERFGIKLGSTPSTAVELASERQLRDLELEGRQRLWQWLLVAALALLGLETLLGGLLSKSRPAHYPTPIAARFNDAR; translated from the coding sequence GTGAGCCTGCTCGCACCGCTCTACTTCGCAGGCGCACTCGCAATCGGCTTGCCGATCCTATTCCACATGATCCGCCGCCGACCGCGCGGCGAAGTCAAGTTCAGCTCGCTGATGTTTTTGCGCCCTACCCCGCCGAAATTAACGCGGCGGAGCCGCTTGGATAACTGGCCACTGCTCTTGATCCGCGCACTGGCTTTGTTACTCATGGCGGCTGCCTTTGCCCGGCCGTACTTGCGCAGTGCAACAACCGCCGATTCAGATTTGCCAGGACGGCGGATGGTGATCGCCGTGGATCGGAGCGCCAGCATGCAGCGTGCAGGTCTCTGGGATCAAGCCAAGACGCAAGTCGACGAAGTCTTGTCCGACCTCCGCCCCGGTGACGAGATTGCCTTGGTCGCCTTTGACAACGAACCCACAACGCTGTTGCAATTCGATCAAACCAGTCGCCTGACGCCCGCTCAGATGCGATCATCGGTCAATGCAGCGCTCGTTGAGAGCGCCCCCACCTGGGCCAGTACCGACCTAGGCCGTGCAATTGCGTTTGCAGCCGACTTGGCGGTGACTTACGAACCCGCTGACCGCGAACTACTGAGCGAGAATACTTCGGAACTCTCAACCAGCGAATCCTCCCACCGCAGCGGGCCGGCGACGCTGATCGTCGTCACCGATATGCAGGTCGGTAGCAATATCGAAAGCCTGCAGGTTTTCGCTTGGCCCGACCAGCTGAGCCTCGACATTCGCCGAGTGTTTTCAGATCGGCGAACCAACGCATCGGCCCAGGTACTGACGATGCCAGACAGTGCGCCGGAGACGAAGGATGGAGTTCGTATTCGCGTGTCCAATTCTGCCAGCGCCGATCAATCGTCGTTTCGTGTCAGCTGGGCCAATTCGGGGGGCGTGGAACTTGAGGATTCGGGAATGCCGATCCAGGTACCCCCAGGTGAGTCTCGGGTGATGCGGATGCCGGAGCCGGCCCCGGGTGCCACCGCATTGAAGCTGGAAGGCGACGACCACGACTTCGACAACACTTGGTACATCGTCAGTCCGCAGCCGGAATCATTGTCACTCCTGTATCTGGGTGCTGATCCCTCAAACGCTGGCAAGCCGGACACTGTCAGCGGTTCGGACGGCCGTCCTAGTTCGATGACGCCGAATCCACGCAGTAGCCTGCTCTATTACCTGCAGCGCGTGCCTCTCAACACGAGCCGCAGAACAGTGTCCATCGAGTCGATGTCGCCGGATGACCTGAAGAAAGTCCCTGATTCGAAGGACGTACCGTTAGTGGTGGTGACCGAGCCCTGTTCCACGGATACAGCAGGGTTGTTGCGCGAGTACGTCCGTTCGGGAGGGCAACTGTTGTACGTCCTCGCCAGGGAAGACATGCACGAGGCGTCGACGGTCTCCCTCCGATCAATCGCGGGAGTGGATGAATTGCTGATTAATGAAGCTTCGGTAAGTGATTATGTGATGCTTTCACGAATCAACTTTCGTCATCCCCTGTTCGCGAGCATGTCAGATCCCCAGTTTAACGATTTCACGAAGATTCGCTTCTGGTCCCATCGGACACTCACGCAACTTCCGGAAAAGTGGAATATCCTGGCTCAATTTGACGATGGAGATCCCGCCTTGGTTGAACAGTCCATCGGTGACGGCACGATGTGGGTGTTGGCCGCAGGCTGGCAACCGGAAGCGAGCCAACTGGCGTTGTCGACCAAGTTCATTCCGTTGATCTTTGGACTATTCGACGCCAGTAAGGGATTTCCAAACAGTGGCAATCTATTCTCGGTGGGTGATCAGCTTTCTCTGGAGCCCTCGCCGACCGCAGAGATCACACTGCCGGATGGACAGATGGTCGCCATCCAAAATCCGTCTGATTTCAGCACCTTCGATCAGCCTGGGATTTACTCGATCCGCGATGGCGACTCGACGCGCAGCATGGCAGTCAATATTGAGAGCGCCGAGAGTCTGACTGACACGATCGGAGCGGATGCCTTGGAGCGTTTCGGCATCAAATTAGGGTCTACCCCGTCAACTGCAGTCGAGTTAGCCAGCGAGCGTCAACTTCGTGACCTTGAACTGGAGGGGCGGCAACGATTGTGGCAATGGTTACTGGTGGCTGCCTTGGCACTCCTCGGATTAGAAACGTTACTTGGCGGTCTGCTCAGCAAATCGCGGCCGGCCCACTACCCTACGCCGATTGCTGCGAGGTTTAACGATGCACGATAA
- a CDS encoding glutamine amidotransferase, with translation MPFSTWVTTALAATAEAEPGQLLWGAPGWAVPAAAIVAVLASLILWNYAHRNTTASIRVVAGLLKLAAVILLAVCLLQPLRSGTRPRPHANVLPVLVDNSQSMRLKPTGSNQTRSEKVADLLHDDAPWRVRLAQTFDVRTYAFDARLEAIDHPSELAADGYVSSLFGSLNNLSERFADRPVGGVLLFTDGNMTDAPPPDFDWSQLGFPIYAVLPKQDEEVRDLRIANVSAAQTDFESAPLTVRVDVDASAFGASEAIVQLRDATTNKVIEEQTVTTTTEVETQEVRFRFRPESSGLQFFTVNVFRESDRGTLEQPISPPSGNPESAVDAELPREDGTQPDKRVPAQLSAIDSDEATLVNNRQIVAVNRASGPYRVLYVAGRPNWEFKFIRRALQEDAEVQLVGLLRIANREAKFSFRDRGVNETNPLFAGLGSDAEDAAAQYDEPVILRLGVNESEELSDGFPESAEELFAYHGVILDDIDPEFFTQDQMLLLRQFVATRGGGLLMLGGQEMFADKRFGDTPLGELSPVYAARGTTRGRSGAFRLAFTREGMLQPWVRLRDNESAERQRIEAMPPFTTLNLVGDVKPGASALATVESTDGQSAPALVAHRFGKGRAAAIPVADLWRWSMHREARDRDDPAQAWRQITHWLVNEVPKRAEVRIEASRDPSQPVRIIATARDEHYLPLDNATVELEITPLNGDPFKIAARANDSAAGEYTATYWSREPGGYRVVANLKAADGSPIGSATAGWTAQSNAAEFRDLQLNRELLERITSQSGGEIIRDDRLDQFASELPEKKVPVTEAIVYPIWHHPWVMLVAMLCLCCEWGLRRWKGLA, from the coding sequence GTGCCGTTCTCGACTTGGGTCACGACTGCCCTGGCTGCCACTGCGGAAGCCGAACCGGGCCAACTGCTATGGGGGGCACCAGGGTGGGCTGTCCCGGCAGCCGCGATTGTCGCGGTGCTCGCGTCGTTGATCCTCTGGAATTACGCTCACCGGAATACCACGGCATCCATTCGTGTAGTCGCCGGGTTGCTCAAGCTGGCGGCAGTCATTTTGTTGGCGGTGTGTTTGCTACAGCCGCTGCGTAGCGGCACACGGCCGCGACCGCACGCCAATGTCCTACCAGTTCTGGTTGACAATAGCCAAAGCATGCGGCTGAAACCAACCGGCAGCAATCAAACACGTAGCGAGAAGGTGGCAGACTTGCTCCACGATGATGCTCCGTGGCGGGTCCGGCTTGCGCAGACGTTCGATGTCCGCACGTACGCTTTCGACGCCCGGTTGGAGGCGATCGATCACCCCTCCGAATTGGCGGCCGATGGCTATGTGTCGTCGCTTTTCGGCAGTCTCAATAACCTGTCCGAACGGTTTGCGGATCGGCCGGTCGGCGGCGTGCTGCTGTTCACCGATGGGAACATGACGGATGCTCCACCGCCTGACTTTGACTGGAGTCAACTGGGGTTCCCAATCTACGCCGTGCTTCCCAAGCAGGACGAGGAAGTACGCGACTTGCGGATCGCGAACGTCAGTGCCGCGCAGACCGATTTTGAATCGGCCCCGCTGACAGTGCGAGTTGACGTTGATGCCTCAGCGTTTGGTGCAAGCGAAGCCATCGTCCAGCTCCGGGACGCTACGACGAACAAAGTGATTGAAGAACAGACTGTCACTACGACGACCGAGGTCGAAACGCAGGAAGTCCGCTTCCGGTTTCGCCCCGAGTCGAGCGGACTGCAGTTTTTTACGGTCAACGTTTTTCGCGAGTCGGATCGAGGAACGCTTGAGCAGCCCATTTCCCCTCCGTCGGGCAATCCAGAATCTGCGGTGGACGCCGAGCTGCCGCGTGAGGACGGAACTCAGCCGGACAAACGCGTCCCTGCCCAACTCTCAGCGATCGACTCTGATGAGGCAACGCTTGTTAACAACCGGCAAATTGTAGCCGTGAATCGCGCATCAGGCCCCTACCGCGTCCTGTATGTTGCCGGCCGTCCCAATTGGGAGTTCAAATTCATCCGCCGCGCTCTCCAAGAAGACGCTGAGGTCCAGCTCGTTGGTTTACTACGGATTGCGAACAGGGAAGCCAAATTTAGCTTTCGCGATCGTGGCGTGAACGAAACCAATCCACTGTTTGCGGGCCTGGGCTCCGACGCCGAAGACGCTGCGGCTCAGTACGACGAACCGGTCATCTTGCGATTGGGCGTCAACGAATCCGAGGAACTCAGCGATGGGTTTCCTGAGTCCGCAGAAGAGTTATTCGCCTATCACGGTGTGATCTTGGACGACATCGACCCGGAATTCTTCACGCAAGATCAGATGTTGCTGCTGCGTCAATTCGTTGCGACTCGAGGTGGCGGGCTGTTGATGTTGGGCGGACAAGAGATGTTTGCTGACAAGCGATTCGGTGACACGCCATTGGGCGAGTTGTCACCGGTCTACGCTGCCCGCGGTACGACGCGTGGACGCTCGGGCGCCTTTCGGCTCGCCTTCACGCGTGAAGGCATGTTGCAACCGTGGGTTCGCCTTCGTGACAACGAGTCCGCCGAGCGACAACGGATCGAAGCGATGCCGCCATTTACGACACTTAATTTGGTCGGGGACGTGAAGCCCGGCGCCTCCGCACTCGCGACAGTCGAATCCACCGACGGGCAATCGGCTCCAGCCCTAGTCGCTCACCGTTTCGGGAAAGGTCGCGCTGCCGCCATTCCCGTTGCGGACCTGTGGCGATGGTCAATGCACCGCGAAGCTCGCGACCGCGATGACCCCGCGCAAGCCTGGCGACAGATCACGCACTGGCTCGTCAATGAAGTTCCTAAGCGTGCAGAAGTCCGCATTGAGGCAAGCCGCGACCCCAGTCAGCCGGTGAGGATCATTGCCACCGCCCGCGACGAACACTATCTCCCGCTAGACAATGCGACGGTGGAGCTAGAGATCACGCCCCTTAATGGCGATCCATTCAAGATCGCAGCGCGAGCCAACGACTCGGCGGCTGGTGAATACACCGCGACGTATTGGTCGCGCGAACCAGGCGGTTATCGCGTCGTCGCAAATCTGAAAGCTGCGGATGGGAGCCCCATCGGCTCCGCAACTGCAGGTTGGACGGCTCAGTCCAATGCGGCCGAATTCCGCGACTTGCAGCTCAATCGCGAATTGCTGGAGAGGATAACGAGCCAATCCGGTGGGGAAATCATACGCGATGACCGTCTGGACCAGTTCGCCAGCGAGCTACCCGAGAAAAAAGTCCCTGTAACCGAGGCCATCGTCTACCCCATATGGCACCACCCTTGGGTCATGCTAGTCGCGATGCTGTGCTTGTGCTGCGAATGGGGCCTCCGGCGATGGAAGGGATTGGCATGA